One stretch of Punica granatum isolate Tunisia-2019 chromosome 5, ASM765513v2, whole genome shotgun sequence DNA includes these proteins:
- the LOC116209228 gene encoding ubiquinol-cytochrome-c reductase complex assembly factor 1 isoform X2, with protein sequence MLPRWSRAMNCLSRVRTVKSVESCKEFPVLSNHNYAVAASAAPTATYSPDNGLPGNAAANLGKMFQSKPCSLALARDSPLRIEEPHYEGIRHFLLKLMLFYSKQSKSIRGANVVYRRILSQVDKPPIYEVFNLEKTFKMTFSLLVLHMWLCLRRLKQEGKEGVEFGQYLYEIYNHDVELRVSKAGVNLLLTKWMKDLEKIFYGNIVAYETAMLPDAKQDELVNSIWR encoded by the exons ATGTTGCCACGATGGAGCAGAGCAATGAATTGTTTATCGAGGGTCAGGACAGTAAAGAGCGTGGAGAGCTGCAAAGAATTTCCAGTGCTTTCGAATCACAACTATGCTGTTGCTGCCTCTGCAGCACCTACAGCCACATATTCCCCTGATAATGGTCTCCCCGGCAACGCTGCA GCAAATTTGGGTAAAATGTTTCAATCTAAGCCCTGTTCCCTAGCTCTAGCCAGAGACTCTCCATTGAGAATAGAGGAGCCACATTATGAAGGCATTCGACATTTTCTTCTCAAGTTGATGCTTTTTTAcagcaagcaaagcaaatcTATCAGAGGAGCAAATGTCGTTTACCGGCGTATCCTTTCACAAGTTGATAAACCCCCAATTTATGAAG TATTTAATTTGGAGAAAACATTTAAAATGACGTTTTCTCTACTTGTACTTCATATGTGGCTTTGCTTGCGCCGCTTGAAACAAGAGGGAAAGGAAGGTGTCGAATTTGGGCAATACTTATACGAGATCTACAATCATGATGTGGAGTTAAGAGTATCTAAAGCCGGG GTTAACTTATTGTTGACGAAGTGGATGAAGGACTTGGAGAAGATATTCTATGGAAATATTGTTGCTTATGAAACTGCCATGCTTCCAGATGCTAAGCAAGATGAACTAGTGAATTCGATATGGAGGTAA
- the LOC116206815 gene encoding U-box domain-containing protein 7, with protein sequence MSSSSSTSSSSSSSVWQLSYRKLRFFTRIRRFLRSKTAGTANHKSSSKSFDRSADNNINSAALSVNTGQAVEEHDSSTILQRAVKRLHFGGPEEKKAAAIEIERLAREDVKVKKLMAELRVIPALVEMVAAIGQQQAAVGALLELANGTYTNKAVMVEAGILSKLPRNIDTVDELTRHELSELLLSLSSPKNIHLPLDSSQVIPFTLAVLDSDSGSEIKESCLETLYNLSTVLENAAKLGSDSCLVGSIMRVVSSLRGLSEKALATIGNIVVTFPGKKAVENCGLVPESLIEVLTWEDNPKCQELSAYVLMVLAHHSSAQRAKMAAAGIVPVLLEVALLGSPLAQKRALKLLQWFKDDRQVRVGPHSGPQTPRVPIGSPIADHCGAREGKRMMQRLVKESLHKNMELITKRANVDPGSSSSSSRLKSLVVSTSSKSLPY encoded by the exons ATGTCTTCCTCATCTTCcacttcttcatcttcatcatcatcagttTGGCAACTCTCTTACAGGAAGCTTCGATTCTTCACCCGCATAAGGCGATTCCTCCGCTCCAAAACGGCCGGAACTGCCAATCATAAGTCCTCATCCAAGTCCTTCGACCGATCAGCCGATAACAATATTAATTCTGCTGCCCTCAGCGTTAACACCGGACAAGCTGTGGAAGAGCATGACTCATCGACCATATTGCAGAGGGCAGTCAAGAGACTCCACTTCGGGGGCCCGGAGGAGAAGAAGGCAGCGGCTATTGAGATCGAGAGATTGGCTAGAGAGGACGTGAAGGTGAAGAAGTTGATGGCCGAGCTCAGAGTCATCCCTGCCCTTGTGGAGATGGTGGCAGCGATCGGGCAGCAGCAGGCCGCGGTCGGGGCCTTGCTCGAGCTCGCCAACGGGACTTACAC GAACAAGGCTGTCATGGTGGAAGCAGGAATCTTATCGAAGCTCCCAAGGAACATTGACACAGTGGACGAATTAACAAGACATGAACTCTCAGAACTTCTCTTGTCCCTATCTTCTCCAAAGAACATCCACTTGCCATTGGACTCATCACAAGTCATCCCTTTCACACTGGCCGTTCTGGACTCGGACTCGGGCTCCGAGATCAAAGAATCGTGTCTCGAAACATTGTACAACCTTTCCACGGTGCTAGAGAACGCGGCCAAATTGGGATCCGACAGTTGTCTCGTGGGGTCGATTATGAGGGTGGTTTCGTCATTAAGGGGCCTCTCAGAGAAGGCCCTTGCCACGATCGGGAATATCGTCGTGACGTTCCCGGGAAAGAAAGCTGTGGAAAATTGCGGGTTGGTGCCAGAGAGCCTAATCGAGGTCCTGACATGGGAGGACAACCCCAAATGCCAGGAACTGTCTGCTTATGTTTTGATGGTTTTGGCCCATCATAGCTCAGCCCAACGGGCTAAAATGGCCGCCGCCGGCATCGTCCCCGTCCTCCTAGAAGTAGCCCTCCTGGGCAGCCCATTGGCCCAGAAGAGGGCCCTTAAGTTGCTACAGTGGTTCAAGGACGATCGGCAGGTGAGGGTGGGCCCACACTCTGGGCCGCAAACGCCACGAGTCCCAATCGGGTCCCCAATCGCCGACCACTGTGGTGCCCGGGAAGGGAAGAGGATGATGCAGAGACTGGTGAAGGAGAGCCTGCACAAGAATATGGAACTAATCACCAAGAGAGCGAATGTTGATCCCGGCTCGTCATCGTCGTCCTCCAGGCTCAAGTCTCTTGTGGTGAGCACAAGCTCCAAGAGCTTGCCCTATTGA
- the LOC116208439 gene encoding ubiquitin-like modifier-activating enzyme atg7, whose amino-acid sequence MEEEKRPILQFAPFQSVVDEGFWHRLSSLKLNELGIDDSPIPISGFYAPCSHPQVSNHLTLLSESLPSEASEKSSTSHGNRNRCWVPGTLYNTNTLETYHGLDKQALLKAEAKKIWDDIHSGKAVEDSTLLSRFLLISYADLKKWSFHYWFAFPALVLEPAATLNDIKPASQWFSSKEAESLSAACNEWRQMTATADVPFFLVSVKSDSSVSLRPLKDWELCDGDGQQVFVVGFYDPCHLPNNPGWPLRNLLALIAARWNINKVRFLCYRENRGFADLGLSLVGEALVSVPTGWRDHDCVPTAVGWELNRSKKGSRCISLAKTMDPTRLVVTAADLNLKLMRWRALPSLDLNVLFSVKCLLLGAGTLGCQVARMLMAWGVRKITLVDNGRVAVSNPLRQSLYTLDDCLNGGEYKAIAAVKSLKQIFPAVEAEAVVMSIPMPGHPISSQEEESVLNDCRRLHDLIDSHDVVFLLTDTRESRWLPTVLCATSNKITITAALGFDSFLVMRHGAGPFSLSINMSNLSLSENKGKHRLGCYFCNDVVAPIDSTANRTLDQQCTVTRPGLAPIASALAVELLVGILHHPNGAYAEAEHANVSLSASYERPLGILPHQIRGSLPQFSQITLVGHSSKSCTACSETVVSEYRNRGMEFVLQAINHPTYLEDLTGLTELMKSANTFDLDWDKDGDAIDDEDEFVEI is encoded by the exons atggaggaggagaagaggcCCATACTCCAATTCGCACCGTTTCAGAGCGTGGTGGACGAGGGTTTCTGGCACCGGTTGTCTTCCCTCAAACTCAACGAACTTGGCATCGACGATTCCCCCATTCCAATCTCCG GTTTCTATGCGCCCTGCTCGCACCCTCAAGTGTCGAATCATCTCACCCTTTTGTCGGAGTCTTTGCCTTCTGAAGCTAGCGAGAAATCTTCCACTAGCCATGGGAATAGGAATAGATGCTGGGTTCCTGGAACGCTTTACAATACTAACACCTTGGAAACATACCATGGTCTAGATAAGCAGGCCTTGCTGAAAGCCGAAGCTAAGAAG ATTTGGGATGACATTCATTCCGGAAAAGCTGTGGAGGATAGTACCCTACTTTCTCGGTTTCTTCTCATCTCATACGCAGACCTAAAGAAGTGGAGCTTCCATTATTGGTTTGCCTTCCCTGCTCTGGTTCTCGAACCCGCTGCAACTTTAAATGACATTAAGCCTGCTTCGCAGTGGTTTAGCTCGAAGGAG GCAGAATCCTTGTCTGCTGCTTGCAATGAATGGCGTCAAATGACTGCAACTGCTG ATGTACCCTTCTTTTTGGTTAGTGTTAAATCAGACTCGTCAGTCAGCCTAAGGCCACTGAAGGATTGGGAATTGTGCGACGGTGATGGTCAACAGGTCT TTGTTGTTGGTTTTTACGACCCTTGTCACCTTCCCAATAATCCTGGCTGGCCTCTCCGCAACTTGCTTGCTCTTATTGCAGCTCGATGGAACATCAACAAGGTCCGTTTTTTGTGCTACCGCGAGAACCGGGGTTTTGCAGATCTCGGACTGTCCCTTGTTGGTGAAGCCCTAGTCTCTGTTCCCACAG GATGGAGAGATCATGACTGTGTGCCCACCGCTGTGGGATGGGAGCTCAACCGGAGCAAGAAAGGATCCCGGTGCATCAGCCTTGCGAAGACGATGGATCCCACGAG GTTGGTAGTAACTGCCGCAGATTTGAACTTGAAGCTGATGAGGTGGCGGGCCCTGCCGTCTCTTGATTTAAATGTTCTGTTCTCCGTGAAGTGTCTCCTGCTTGGAGCTGGTACTCTTGGGTGCCAGGTTGCACGCATGCTCATG GCTTGGGGTGTTAGGAAAATCACCCTAGTTGATAATGGCAGAGTGGCTGTGTCTAATCCGTTGAGGCAATCATTATATACGCTGGATGACTGCTTGAATGGTGGCGAATATAAGGCCATTGCTGCTGTTAAGAGCCTCAAGCAGATTTTCCCTGCTGTA gaAGCTGAAGCCGTGGTGATGTCCATACCAATGCCCGGACATCCAATCTCGAGCCAGGAAGAAGAGAGTGTTCTGAATGATTGCAGGCGCCTGCATGATCTGATCGATTCCCATGatgttgtcttcttgttgacAGACACAAGGGAAAGTCGCTGGCTACCTACTGTTTTATGTGCCACTTCCAACAAG ATTACAATAACAGCAGCTTTAGGGTTTGATAGCTTCTTGGTGATGCGGCATGGGGCGGGTCCATTTAGCTTATCCATTAACATGAGCAACTTATCACTGTCGGAGAATAAAGGAAAGCACAGACTGGGCTGTTACTTCTGCAATGATGTCGTTGCGCCAATTGAC TCGACTGCTAATCGCACCCTTGACCAGCAATGCACGGTTACTCGGCCGGGTTTGGCTCCTATCGCTTCAGCACTCGCAGTTGAACTTTTAGTGGGAATCCTACATCATCCTAATGG GGCATATGCGGAAGCAGAACATGCAAATGTGAGTTTAAGTGCAAGCTATGAGCGACCTCTTGGCATTTTGCCCCATCAGATCCGAGGCTCCCTCCCGCAATTCTCCCAGATAACTCTCGTAGGACATAGCTCAAAGAGTTGCACTGCTTGTTCCGAAACT GTGGTGTCAGAGTATAGGAACAGGGGAATGGAATTTGTTCTTCAAGCAATCAATCATCCAACCTACTTAGAGGATCTGACCGGTCTAACAGAGCTGATGAAGTCAGCAAACACTTTTGATTTGGATTGGGACAAAGATGGAGATGCTATAGACGATGAAGATGAATTTGTCGAAATTTGA
- the LOC116209228 gene encoding ubiquinol-cytochrome-c reductase complex assembly factor 1 isoform X1 yields MLPRWSRAMNCLSRVRTVKSVESCKEFPVLSNHNYAVAASAAPTATYSPDNGLPGNAAANLGKMFQSKPCSLALARDSPLRIEEPHYEGIRHFLLKLMLFYSKQSKSIRGANVVYRRILSQVDKPPIYEVFNLEKTFKMTFSLLVLHMWLCLRRLKQEGKEGVEFGQYLYEIYNHDVELRVSKAGVNLLLTKWMKDLEKIFYGNIVAYETAMLPDAKQDELVNSIWRNIFSDDGSPMPTDPAVLSAVQAMARYARRESFCLSLTDKEAMFSGNFMFTRLKSSTDPMKA; encoded by the exons ATGTTGCCACGATGGAGCAGAGCAATGAATTGTTTATCGAGGGTCAGGACAGTAAAGAGCGTGGAGAGCTGCAAAGAATTTCCAGTGCTTTCGAATCACAACTATGCTGTTGCTGCCTCTGCAGCACCTACAGCCACATATTCCCCTGATAATGGTCTCCCCGGCAACGCTGCA GCAAATTTGGGTAAAATGTTTCAATCTAAGCCCTGTTCCCTAGCTCTAGCCAGAGACTCTCCATTGAGAATAGAGGAGCCACATTATGAAGGCATTCGACATTTTCTTCTCAAGTTGATGCTTTTTTAcagcaagcaaagcaaatcTATCAGAGGAGCAAATGTCGTTTACCGGCGTATCCTTTCACAAGTTGATAAACCCCCAATTTATGAAG TATTTAATTTGGAGAAAACATTTAAAATGACGTTTTCTCTACTTGTACTTCATATGTGGCTTTGCTTGCGCCGCTTGAAACAAGAGGGAAAGGAAGGTGTCGAATTTGGGCAATACTTATACGAGATCTACAATCATGATGTGGAGTTAAGAGTATCTAAAGCCGGG GTTAACTTATTGTTGACGAAGTGGATGAAGGACTTGGAGAAGATATTCTATGGAAATATTGTTGCTTATGAAACTGCCATGCTTCCAGATGCTAAGCAAGATGAACTAGTGAATTCGATATGGAG GAACATTTTTTCTGACGATGGCTCACCCATGCCAACTGATCCTGCTGTACTATCTGCAGTCCAG GCAATGGCAAGGTATGCTCGTCGGGAATCATTTTGCCTCTCCTTGACAG ATAAAGAGGCGATGTTTTCAGGGAACTTCATGTTCACCCGCTTGAAGAGTTCAACCGATCCCATGAAAGCGTAA